The following nucleotide sequence is from Fundulus heteroclitus isolate FHET01 chromosome 24, MU-UCD_Fhet_4.1, whole genome shotgun sequence.
GGAAGTGACGCAATCATGCTGTCCCCAGCCCCTTAGCGTGGGTCCAGCTAGCTACCGCGGCGCAAGATTGTGCTACTCCTTTGCGCGGACCGTGTGCGCAAGCTTCATTCAAAATGGGGGGGAGGTTTCAAAGGAGCCCTCGCCGCACAAGTTTGCCTGTACTGACATCAAATAGCCCAATTTTGTTAAATGCTCTGTATCTGAAAACAGCATACACAAGATACTGGCATATTTTTTGgccaagtttgtgggtacaTACAAGGTTCCACCACCTGCAGCGCAAATAAAGTCTGAAACAACTACCCACAGCATGCAAAGcaatcagcttttatttagtaaaacaaACTTTGTCTAAAATGGGCTTTACAGACAGGCTGTTTTCCCCCATCTTGAAGTCTTCACATCTTCCTGTAGAACAGGTGAACAAAACGTCTTCTTCTACATCTCTAGCCctccatttatttctgtttggcTGCCATAAACACACCAACTACTCTTCATGATTGTTTCTAACAATTGTTTGCGGCCGTTTTGGAAGTGGGACGTCAACGACTGTTTCTTCTCGTTTTGCTGCATTTCCGCTGGTTATGATGCACACTGCCCCCCTATGTTTTAGGCGAATACTGCACGTACGGCCGCGTCGCGTATAAACGTCTCCAGCGCTTCAATGGACTCACAAGTATAACTCAGCCTTTAGCCCCCTTTCCCCCATGACCCACGTCTTGTTGCTCTGTCATTGACACTTTTTTTGCAACAAATggtaaacaaaaactaaaaaaatcattataaataaaaacaaataaaagagaaaaatacaaataatgtttgtacAATTGTATATCTGaaagattttatatatatatgtatatatatatatatgcgtgtgtatgtgtatgcAAGATTGTTTCGGATTGTTTTACTCATTTCAGTAGTTAAGTGAagccctttttttatttctcactttttttctgggctaggggtttaGTTTCACACTAAATAGTAATATTATATAGTTTGACCCACTCTATACCACGGTCTGAGTGAATActggattctgattggctgcagtaGGTCCATTGAAAAGCGTTATAGGACGCCTATAAAAAAAGTTCAGGTCTAATagcctgattgttctaaattattgcgCCACCTCAAACGTTGGCTGCTAACGACAAGACAGTTGACGCTGGTTCTCTCAGCTtctgcttataaaaaaaacattaaagtattaataattggtttagtatttattcatttcaaaagTGACCATTGTATAAGCGGGATGATGCCCTTCGaagtgtccattatcagaaatgcaTGCCTCTGCGTTGTCCATTAATTTGTGATAATGGACATCTCGTCGGGCATTCTCCCTTACTTCTTCATGGTAATCCTTAATATTAAGGTAGtcactcttcagtttttctggacttcctccgTAAAAAACCTGCTAATTTCTCCCCACCTTTGGCCGATCACTAAAAAGTGGCGTGTCCACGTCAGAACTGCGCTCAAGTCCACTCGATTGGACCCTGCTCTTAAGCAGTACCGGAGAAACCTTggctggccctgaaaaaaactgttgctgaaATGCTTGCAAAGTGGGCGGAGCTTAGTAGAGTGTACCAAACCAAGGTGATGGAAATGGGGCTTTAGTCACTACTTGaatgtttcttcttcttgtttattttctaattttagGACCAAAGGTGTGCCACAGATATCAAACAAAGttgaaaacaaaagcagcaaaaatatcGAAGGATTTTTGGAGGGAAAGCAAAAATCTTTTTGGAGAAAACAAGAAGCCCAAACTGTCATTTTACCCACTTATCTTAGACACAGAAGGGACAACTTCTCCatccaaaataaagaaatttatAAGCAAGAAAAGCAAGATGCATCGACCTAGCACCAAGCACAAACCTAAAGTCTCCCCAAGTGATTTGCTGAAGACAGATAAAAACATACTACTGGTTGGGAATCCTGGTATTGGAAAGACAGCACTGAGCCACGAAATGTTGAGACTGTGgtcaaaaagagacaaaaagaagctggattacatgttttactttgacATGAGGGAAATAACCAGCAATTCACCAACAATGGGTTTGGAGGATCTTCTTTTTACTGCATACTGTCAACCTGATGAGGGCAAAGATGAAGTCTTGCAGGATATAGAGAGGACCTCTGATAATGTTACAATCATTTTAGATGGAGTCACAGCACTATCTTCATTGGTTGTGCAGAAAGTTGTGAAGAAAGATCTGCTGCCTGATGCAAAAATCATCATTACCTGCAGACCAGACGATGAGGAAGACCTCTGTCTTGAAGACTGGCTCAGAGTGGAGGTGAAGGGCTTCAGCGAGgagacaataaaaacatatttgtctaCAACTCTGGGTGACGATCACAGGGAGGTTCTGAATAACACGCAAATGGTGACTCTTTGTCATGTTCCAATGTATGCACTGATGGTGGCCGCCAGCTTTTCGTCAGGAGACTCTCTGCTGCCCAGAACTGTAAATGAAATATACATCAGTGCTGTTCGGCACCGTCTCCAGTTGAAGGGAAACAAACTATTATCGTTGGCTAAAGCTGCTTTTTATGCAACTCAAAGAAAAACTGTGAGTCTGGAAGAACTTTCCTGTGAGGACAGCTGTGTCCTTTCCTTCCTGAAACCGCACCATGTAAAAGTGGCTCCCGCTGAAACCAGAACCGTCTATGCTTTTCTCCATTACACCATGCAGGAGTTTTTTGCAGCTCTGTGGCTGTTAAAGAATCCCAACAAGATCCGGGAGGTTTTCCAGCAGTGCCTCGCTAAGGAGATGAAACACATGAGACCTCTGATCCCTTTCGCGTGTTGTTTGTTGAACGAGAAGAGGCCACGTTTGATGAGCTGTCTGATTCCAGCCGAGGAGCTCAAGGAGACATCTGAGTGGTTCTTCAAAGAGATGATCAACACGTTTTCCAGTGACGCTGCTGTTGGTGACAGCGAGCCTTACATTGATATACCGTTCATATGCCAGTGTCTGTACGAGTCCCAGAGCTTGGAAGCCTGTATTTACTTTCTGGACAAACTTGACTTCCATCTTGACCTCAGTGGGGAGAACCTGGACCCTTATTCTTGCTGTGCTGTGGCCTATGTGATCACTCAGTCAACGGAAAGGAAAATACGTCTGAACCTTCAGGATGTGGTCATATCAGATCAAGAACTGAATCAACTGCTGGGATGCCTTCAAAATGTCCAGTGGTACGAATTAATCTACCTTTTTTAGTGTCACATACAGCAATTTGCAACATTTACTGGGGTATTTTATGGCTGAGAACTTatataaacacaaatactgtCTGGTTTTTGAATGACAGGTGTGATGCCCTCGGAGAGAAGCTGTGGAAAACGTTCCTCCTCAGTGAAGAGCGGATGGATTACTCCACCTTACTGGGTCTCTGTGGGAACACGTTGTACCTCCCGGTTGTGGGGAAACGGCAGCTGTTTCACAGAGCTGTGGAAGTTATGCAGAAGATGACAGCAAAGGTCAATGTCTGCCTCTACGGGGACAGAAAAGCTCCTCTGTGTGAGGTTCTGTGTGAATCCCTTTTACAAGCTTTGCCGCACATCGGCTCTCTCAggtcagtttatttgtttttacaaatgtatGGAAACTTTCTGTTGAATTTTGTTGAATGGTGCTTTAAAGTGTGAGCCATAATTCCAGTTTAAAGCACGTAAGTCCCAGTTGAGATGGATTCGGTTAGGTCTGCTGGTTCGTTCTGCTCTCACCGCAGATCACaacgtcatctgcaaacatcacaGTCAGTAGAGATTTATTTCTATCCTTATCTGTAAACCTGTCCATtacaacagcaaaaacaaactcTCTTTAGGCCTCAGTGTCCCACTGCTCCTGTACAACCACCATATGTCCTTCTGCATTCCTCTTTTGGACGCCAAACCAAGCTCCAACGTGGCCATTGAAATTCACACCAGTCACCACGTtctctagcctcgtgagaccatcctgatctcgcgagctttcaaggtttcactcgcagatcagtctggctactctccgttaaagaaaatttggagccgttcaccaaacgaacgtccaatcagcgttggctttgaggcgggttgaggtgtgacgcaacgggaagcgcgacagttcagtctaaagaacatggcggcttcagccgatgaaactagcgttagcgtggctatcgagcaagttttatcggcattacagagtatttgctgagctaacgagcctttacctgcagcagcaagagtagcttggcttgtggttgtgttttcgtcgtcgctcgtaacagagcaacgacgaatctgattggtttatttggcccgtctatcaccaacataggccaatcagctaaccagtattttcgtcccttcccaaagttacttcaacggaaggtttccagatggatatgcggagcaaatctatctggcggagtcaggtaacacgTTCTCACCTCTGGGAATATTCTGCATCGCTTCTTCTAACTCAATTCAGAATATCTCCTTCATCTCTAACTCACACCCACCTGTGAGGAgtacacatttaaaacattgaacATCAAACCTTAGATTTCTAGCTTCAGACTCATCACTCTATCTTGTATTACCTTCTTTTCTCCTCCTAAACATTCCTGACAAACTCCTCCTACACCATTTCTCTTCCCATCCACACCACGGTAGAACAGCTTGAACCTTGCTCCTAAGATTCTAGCCTTGCTACCTTTCCTGAACACACCAGCTTCCTCATCTGCATCATATCAGTTAGTTTTTCCTGTCATAGTTTGAACATTGAAAGTCCCTACTCTCAGTCCTAGACTCTTTCCTTTCTGCCGACAGACACACCGTCTTTttctcatttctcttcttctttagtGACCCAACAGTAGCCAGATTTCCACTGCTACCCTGACGGTCACCAGCACCAGTAGCGGTCGTTGTTAATCCGGTAGTCTATCAATCCATTATGGGGATCAAGTTCTTGACTCTCACGGTAAATTGGCAAACGATTTAATGCTGATTCCCCTTTCTGACGCAGTCATCTGCGTTTATCCTTGTTTTGCACCAGCCCAAATAGGACACAGGACACTGTACCCCCTTTAAGGGTGCATTGGGGCGACGGTGGCTCAGAGGTTAGGgggttcgtcttgcaattggcgggttgccggttcgatcccctgctctgactgtctctgtcgttgtgtccttgggcaagacacttcacccgcattgcctgagAAGGCCCAGTGGCGctgttgtatggcagcctcacctttGTTAGCCTACCCCAGGGCAgttgtagctactaacatagctcaccaccgacagggtgtgaatgtgtgaatgactaaactgtgaagcgctttggaggtcgtcaagactagttaaaagcgttatacaagtacaagccatttaccattaagCCGGGAGAGACATTGTAGCGAACATCAAAATATGAATTCTATATTTCTGTGtggaaagcttttattttgaacattttatggccgtaaataaaaatacaaataatgtggAACCTTTGCTTACGAGAAACCCAACTTGAGAGTTTTTCGAGATGGGAGCCATTTCTCACATGACGTTTTTGCTACCACCTGAGAGTTAAAATTTGCTGTAAGAGTCAGTGTcatggcaaggcaagggaaggcaaatttatttatatagcacaattcagtacaaagataatgcaaagtgctttacatgattaaaatatagcaaaataaaacagaataaaagcaagtaggaataaaatgtacatagaaaaaagaacaaaaaagtggtgattcagttaactaggacagttgaaggcaatcctaaacaaatgtatttttaatcttgatttaaaggaactcaggctttcagcacctttacaattttctggaagtttgtttcagataagtggagcataggaactaaatgctgcttctccttgtttagttctggttctaggtatgcagagcaggctggagccagaagaccttagtggtctggagggtttatacgctgataacaagtctgtgatgtatttaggtgctaagccattcagggatttatagactaacagaagtattttaaagtctattctctgagatacagggagccagtgtaaggactttagaactggggtgatgtgctctactttcttagtcttagtgaggacgcgagcagcagcgttctggatcagctgcagctgtctgatccacatCATGGTGAACGCTGCAACAAAGCAGCTATAGATACAGCAGCAAACAGAGGTTTTTCTAGAAAAAGGACACATGGAGGAGTTGGTTATCTTAAAAAGATAGATTGAATACCTTTATTAGTCCCCCAGGGgggaaattaagtttatatacAGCCCTGCCAAGGGTAGACAGGTGCCTGAGGCCGCTGCCCAAGGAGGTAAACATTGGAAGAAACCCCCTGACAAAGTTGCAGCACAGCATTTTTCTCGTTTCAGAGACATTCTGAAAGGGAGGAAGAAACAGATTAAATTAGACAGGttttcattgaaaatgaatCTGGTTATTCTGTTCAACTGTCTCCACCACCCCCCATCTGCATTTTTATGCCGTCTGATCTCCAAGGTAAATGCTGGACATTATACTGTAACTGTCCataataaaaccaattaatatATCTACATTAATTGTGTTTTAATATAAGATGTTGTTGTGGTTgttatttataaatacatttttcttgtaaaaaaaacatggcctACTGGTTTTGACGTGGATAGGAAGTGTTGGCGGAGAAGTTTTGAGATGCTGGTGAAGAGGTTTCAGATAGACACGTCTTGGAGTTATAGTATATTATTGATAACCATTATAAATAGGGCTGGGTGTCATCTAGGAtaagccgattcgatacgattctgaatacatagctcacgatacaatacgattttcgatatagctcagcttgatttgacaagattttttactttcaaattaatgcaaagtcaaagtcattcaatcaacgaaaccagccaaatattatatttatgttcaatttagtgaacactgatatattaacaggaaaataaagtgcatttggttcaatgcatttaacgtatcatagaaaccaaaaatgtgcccaaacgtctgatttcagggacgaaggagcttctaaaatcctgtcggccgttccgcaaattcgtctcacttgcacttcctcaTGTGAACAGTAATGTGCGCtataataacgccccctaggggctgggaggtatatcgatattaaattgtattttaaacatctacattaatctttgtatcgatttttatgcacagctctaATTATAAGTGTGTACATAGTAATTATAACAATAGATTTTCATACCACAGACTTGCTCTGCTGCAGTTACTGCCTTTGGTTTTATATCACTACATCACTCTTGTTCTGTGTTCTTATCTTAGCCCGACATCTCGTGGTACCTTCACaacaacctttttaaaatcaaatcacaaatgaaaagctttaaaaattgctttttgaAAAACTACGACTGCTTATCAAACCACATGCATTGCTCAAATGTTTATAATCCAACAACTATATCTTTGAATCTCACCTTACATCTTGTCTTTCCTCATTTTTCAGTGTTGCGTTAGGTGCATTAGTTCAGATGGGACACATTAAAGTAAATCCGTATGTTTATTACATGTTCTGTATATTTCT
It contains:
- the LOC110366826 gene encoding protein NLRC5; its protein translation is MADANMSAKDYVSNTRAQLLGGLRNLSVIAENLYQQGVLNDEEFNEIKAEKDDYGRTEAILDSVSRKGEAACYKLLRIIYLTRRRTLKRPTPLFKNGHEPSAGAKEFDLHHWISCFSFKEDPEMSSNYIQGPKVCHRYQTKLKTKAAKISKDFWRESKNLFGENKKPKLSFYPLILDTEGTTSPSKIKKFISKKSKMHRPSTKHKPKVSPSDLLKTDKNILLVGNPGIGKTALSHEMLRLWSKRDKKKLDYMFYFDMREITSNSPTMGLEDLLFTAYCQPDEGKDEVLQDIERTSDNVTIILDGVTALSSLVVQKVVKKDLLPDAKIIITCRPDDEEDLCLEDWLRVEVKGFSEETIKTYLSTTLGDDHREVLNNTQMVTLCHVPMYALMVAASFSSGDSLLPRTVNEIYISAVRHRLQLKGNKLLSLAKAAFYATQRKTVSLEELSCEDSCVLSFLKPHHVKVAPAETRTVYAFLHYTMQEFFAALWLLKNPNKIREVFQQCLAKEMKHMRPLIPFACCLLNEKRPRLMSCLIPAEELKETSEWFFKEMINTFSSDAAVGDSEPYIDIPFICQCLYESQSLEACIYFLDKLDFHLDLSGENLDPYSCCAVAYVITQSTERKIRLNLQDVVISDQELNQLLGCLQNVQWCDALGEKLWKTFLLSEERMDYSTLLGLCGNTLYLPVVGKRQLFHRAVEVMQKMTAKVNVCLYGDRKAPLCEVLCESLLQALPHIGSLSKNKLSLGLSVPLLLYNHHMSFCIPLLDAKPSSNVAIEIHTSHHVL